The following proteins are encoded in a genomic region of Coffea eugenioides isolate CCC68of chromosome 6, Ceug_1.0, whole genome shotgun sequence:
- the LOC113774520 gene encoding histone deacetylase HDT1 isoform X2 codes for MEFWAAEVKGGEPFKVEPGEGMVLHLSQASIGEVKKEKGNETICLFVNVDGQRLVLGTLFSEKLPQQQFDLVFDRNFELSHNWKSGSVYFYGYRANNPFDEEDDGGDFDSDSEEEIPLTIANNGKPEIKVKEDKPADNKKAKAEKDSKQKVKIVEPNQDLLKRDENDDSSDEDDDSSDEDDDASLDEDEDESDTDGDDESDESDEETPKKVEISKKRAIESAVKTPGPDKKAKLTTPQKTDGKKGSGHVATPHPAKQAGKNKNQQTPKSGGGSHNCKTCSRAFGSENALESHTKAKHSAGK; via the exons ATGGAGTTTTGGG CTGCTGAGGTTAAAGGTGGAGAGCCTTTCAAGGTTGAGCCTGGTGAGGGTATGGTTCTGCATCTTTCACAG GCTTCTATTGGTGAGGTTAAAAAGGAGAAAGGGAATGAAACCATCTGTCTGTTTGTGAATGTGGATGGACAGAGGCTTGTTCTTGGAACACTTTTCTCTGAGAAACTCCCTCAGCAACAATTTGACTTGGTATTTGACAGAAATTTTGAGTTATCACATAACTGGAAAAGCGGAAGTGTCTACTTCTATGGCTATAGGGCTAACAACCCTTTTGACGA GGAGGATGATGGGGGTGATTTTG ATTCTGATTCTGAAGAGGAGATTCCACTTACAATTGCAAACaatg GTAAACCCGAGATCAAGGTTAAGGAAGACAAACCTGCTGACAATAAAAAGGCTAAAGCTGAGAAGGATTCTAAGCAAAAGGTGAAGATTGTGGAACCAAATCAGGATCTCCTTAAAcgtgatgaaaatgatgattccagtgatgaagatgatgattctagtgatgaagatgatgatgcctCTTTGGATGAG GATGAGGATGAGAGTGACACTGATGGAGATGATGAGTCAGATGAAAGCGATGAAGAGACACCAAAGAAG GTTGAAATCAGCAAGAAGAGAGCTATTGAGTCAGCCGTCAAAACACCTGGTCCTGATAAGAAAGCTAAATTGACAACTCCTCAAAAAACAG ATGGCAAGAAGGGTAGTGGGCATGTGGCTACACCTCATCCTGCAAAACAGGCTGGGAAGAACAAAAATCAGCAAACTCCAAAATCTGGAGGTGGGTCGCATAATTGCAAGACATGCAGCAG GGCATTTGGCTCTGAAAATGCTCTGGAATCCCACACAAAGGCAAAACACAGTGCTGGAAAGTGA
- the LOC113774520 gene encoding histone deacetylase HDT1 isoform X1: MEFWAAEVKGGEPFKVEPGEGMVLHLSQASIGEVKKEKGNETICLFVNVDGQRLVLGTLFSEKLPQQQFDLVFDRNFELSHNWKSGSVYFYGYRANNPFDEEDDGGDFDSDSEEEIPLTIANNGKPEIKVKEDKPADNKKAKAEKDSKQKVKIVEPNQDLLKRDENDDSSDEDDDSSDEDDDASLDEVLNLKDEDESDTDGDDESDESDEETPKKVEISKKRAIESAVKTPGPDKKAKLTTPQKTDGKKGSGHVATPHPAKQAGKNKNQQTPKSGGGSHNCKTCSRAFGSENALESHTKAKHSAGK, translated from the exons ATGGAGTTTTGGG CTGCTGAGGTTAAAGGTGGAGAGCCTTTCAAGGTTGAGCCTGGTGAGGGTATGGTTCTGCATCTTTCACAG GCTTCTATTGGTGAGGTTAAAAAGGAGAAAGGGAATGAAACCATCTGTCTGTTTGTGAATGTGGATGGACAGAGGCTTGTTCTTGGAACACTTTTCTCTGAGAAACTCCCTCAGCAACAATTTGACTTGGTATTTGACAGAAATTTTGAGTTATCACATAACTGGAAAAGCGGAAGTGTCTACTTCTATGGCTATAGGGCTAACAACCCTTTTGACGA GGAGGATGATGGGGGTGATTTTG ATTCTGATTCTGAAGAGGAGATTCCACTTACAATTGCAAACaatg GTAAACCCGAGATCAAGGTTAAGGAAGACAAACCTGCTGACAATAAAAAGGCTAAAGCTGAGAAGGATTCTAAGCAAAAGGTGAAGATTGTGGAACCAAATCAGGATCTCCTTAAAcgtgatgaaaatgatgattccagtgatgaagatgatgattctagtgatgaagatgatgatgcctCTTTGGATGAGGTATTAAATCTGAAG GATGAGGATGAGAGTGACACTGATGGAGATGATGAGTCAGATGAAAGCGATGAAGAGACACCAAAGAAG GTTGAAATCAGCAAGAAGAGAGCTATTGAGTCAGCCGTCAAAACACCTGGTCCTGATAAGAAAGCTAAATTGACAACTCCTCAAAAAACAG ATGGCAAGAAGGGTAGTGGGCATGTGGCTACACCTCATCCTGCAAAACAGGCTGGGAAGAACAAAAATCAGCAAACTCCAAAATCTGGAGGTGGGTCGCATAATTGCAAGACATGCAGCAG GGCATTTGGCTCTGAAAATGCTCTGGAATCCCACACAAAGGCAAAACACAGTGCTGGAAAGTGA